GACGCGGTGGCCATCTCCATCTCAGCGTCAGACATTCACATTCAGCACAAGCTCCGCCGGAGCCGAGAGTGGGTGCTGGAGTCGGTGAGCAAGTCCTGTGAGTTCGCCAAGCAGCACGACTTGTACGTCTCCGTCAACGCGGAGGATGCCTCTCGTGCCGACATGGAGTACCTCCTCCAGTTCGCCCGCAACGCCAAGCAAGCCGGAGCCGACCGGCTCCGGTTCTGCGATACGGTGGGGGTGCTCGATCCCTTTGCCACCTACGATCGGGTCAAGCTCATCCGTGATGAGGTCGGCATAGACATCGAGATGCACACCCACAACGATTTCGGCATGTCCACTGCCAACGCCATCGCCGGCGTGATGGCTGGAGCTTCGTGGGTGAACACCACCGTGAACGGCTTGGGCGAACGGGCCGGCAATGCCGTGCTGGAGGAGTTCGTCATGGCCCTCAAGTACGTGTTCGGGCTCGACCTGGGCCTCAAGACGGCCAGGTTCCGCGAGCTCTGCGAGTACGTGGCCAACGCCTCCAATCGGCCCATTCCGACGTGGAAGCCGATCACGGGGGCCAACCTCTTCGTGTACGAGTCGGAGGGCCGGGCCAGCGGCGTCCTGCGGGACCCGTCCACGTACGAGATCTTCGCTCCCGGAGACGTGGGGCTGCTGCGCCGCTTCGTGTTCGGCAAATACTCCGGCCCTAGCGTCCTACGCCAGAAGCTGCGGCAGTATGGTCGGGAGCTGGACGAAGACCAGGTTGACCAGCTGGTGGCGGACCTGCGCGAGAAAAGCATCGCTCTGAAGCGAGCCCTGTTCGACGAAGAGGTCTTGCAGGAGTACGAAGACCTGCGCCGACTGGGAGTAAACATATGGCGATCCTGACCCCACTTGAGCAAGAAATCGGCCTCATAGACACCACCCTTCGCGACGGCGAGCAGACAGCCGGCGTCGTCTTCGCCCGCCACGAGAAGGTGCGCATCGCCTCTCTGCTCGATGAGATCGGAGTGAAGGCCGCCGAGATAGGCTACCCCGTCCTAGGGGAGCACG
The Anaerolineae bacterium genome window above contains:
- the nifV gene encoding homocitrate synthase translates to MAHRIRIDDTTLRDGEQTAGVVFANDEKVHIARLLAEVGVDQIEAGIPAMGGDEKEAITRIVNLGLPISVLAWNRAVIGDIQDSIDCGVDAVAISISASDIHIQHKLRRSREWVLESVSKSCEFAKQHDLYVSVNAEDASRADMEYLLQFARNAKQAGADRLRFCDTVGVLDPFATYDRVKLIRDEVGIDIEMHTHNDFGMSTANAIAGVMAGASWVNTTVNGLGERAGNAVLEEFVMALKYVFGLDLGLKTARFRELCEYVANASNRPIPTWKPITGANLFVYESEGRASGVLRDPSTYEIFAPGDVGLLRRFVFGKYSGPSVLRQKLRQYGRELDEDQVDQLVADLREKSIALKRALFDEEVLQEYEDLRRLGVNIWRS